The sequence ATGGTctttattaattgaatttgaTCTGGGTTAAATTCCCTTTTTAGATAGCGCATCCACATCCTCTGCCAGCCCATCCGGCGTAGCCGAGACCAGGAGCGGCGAGACCCAGACCAGGAGCGATAGCAGCGGCGGGAGCGATGCCGGCGACACCGAAGGGAGCGATGCCAGCAGCACCGAAGGGAGCGAGAGCGGCAGCGGGAGCGTAGGCGGCCGCAGCGTAGCCGGGAGCGAAGGCAGTAGTCTCGGCGGCCATGGCGTTGATGCCATTGCCGCAGGCGTGGTTGACGGCACCAGCACCAGCAGTGGGCAACACACCCTCTACAGCTACAGTACCGACGAACGGCAGCTCACCAGCCGCAGCCAGAATACCCTCATAAACGTTCTCAGACGCTACGGAGAGGCCGACGGGAGCGATGGCAGAGGCGCTGGAGACGGGCAGTCCACCACCGCTGGTGGGGGTGAAGTCCATGGCGGTAGCAAGACCACAAGGAGCACCCAAGCCGTAAGGAGAAGCCCAACCGGCCAAGCCGTCGTAGGCAAGCGCGGGAGCGGCCAGTCCACAGGGAGAAGCCAAAGCGCGACTACCGAGGCACTGGCTGAACGCCACCTGCGTGAGcagcaaaaatacatttattttattttcaaaacttaaacTATAAAACTCTATTGTCTTTTTTCAATACATCTaactaaaaaaattattacGGGCCTGAGAATACGAAGAAATGCTTATATATTACCTGCACGAAGAGCGCCTGGGCGCAAAAGACAAGGACGATCTTAGCAGACATGTTGTTACTAATGTGAAGTACACAATGATGTTATACAACCTTCGTGAGGCTTTTATACTAACCCTTATCAGCAATTACCAAGAAAACTTAATaggttattgtaatta is a genomic window of Anticarsia gemmatalis isolate Benzon Research Colony breed Stoneville strain chromosome 27, ilAntGemm2 primary, whole genome shotgun sequence containing:
- the LOC142984376 gene encoding chorion class B protein Ld32-like; this encodes MSAKIVLVFCAQALFVQVAFSQCLGSRALASPCGLAAPALAYDGLAGWASPYGLGAPCGLATAMDFTPTSGGGLPVSSASAIAPVGLSVASENVYEGILAAAGELPFVGTVAVEGVLPTAGAGAVNHACGNGINAMAAETTAFAPGYAAAAYAPAAALAPFGAAGIAPFGVAGIAPAAAIAPGLGLAAPGLGYAGWAGRGCGCAI